In the genome of Entelurus aequoreus isolate RoL-2023_Sb linkage group LG15, RoL_Eaeq_v1.1, whole genome shotgun sequence, one region contains:
- the LOC133629799 gene encoding LYR motif-containing protein 4, translating to MMAASSSPQVLSLYRMLLRESSNFNSYNYRTYALRRVRDAFRANRKVDDPKRVETLMLDGWQSLALIKRQVAIGSMYQSQKTVVE from the exons ATGATGGCGGCGTCGTCCAGTCCGCAGGTGTTATCTCTCTATCGGATGCTCTTAAGAGAAAGCAGCAACTTCAACTCGTACAATTACAG gaCCTATGCATTGCGGAGGGTGCGCGATGCCTTCAGGGCCAACAGGAAAGTAGACGACCCCAAAAGAGTGGAGACGCTGATGTTGGACGGCTGGCAGTCGCTGGCACtgataaagagacag GTGGCCATTGGCAGCATGTACCAGAGCCAGAAGACGGTGGTGGAGTAG